TTGTCTATGATAGATCAagatttgattaattagtagctGTTTCATATTCATTTCTAGAGCTCAATCTAACATGTTTATTGGGTTGTGATCCGAATGAACGGAatgcattttttaatttgattaaaatgaattGCAAATTGGGTTCTTGCATCttctttgttattttgattttattaaaattggattGGGATTCTCGTGTTCCCTTTTTGATTCCCTCGACACAGTTTGTTTCTGTTGGCACTTTTTGTTATATTGGTTTTCTGGGAGGGCCTATTCATTTAGAAGTTCTTGATGTTGGGATTTGCATGAGATCTGAAGTAGGTAAAATCTTTCTGGGTTTGATTTGGGTTGATTTATTGTATTTGAATCTGAATCTAGGTTTATCTTATTCCGTTTAGGATGGGGAACAGACCATTTGGGCACCAGCCTATTGGTTGCATTGTACTACTACATTTGGAAACTTCGGTTTGCACATTTTGAGCATTAATGTCattctaatatttgaattgaAAGCAATTGGCATTTAGTTTTGTAGATTTATTCTTATTCCATTGTTGTCTTGTTCTTGTTGCTTTTTTGCCTTCTTAAGTTTTTTGTCTACTAAATTTGTTTGAAAGATGGGGTCTTGATTTGTGCTGAAATGTATCCTTTGGATATTGGTTATTGATGAGAAagcaaaggaacaaagaataaacttacATTGAACCTAAGATGGCATTCCAACGACGAGAAACCAtaagaacaaatgaataagTTTAGATTGACCCTaagatggtgtcccaatgatggaAAACCAAGGGAACTTAGATAGAACCGATTTGTGCTGAAATGTATCCTTTGGATATTggttattgatttttatttttttttggttttttcattCAATCAATTCAATCACTGTTATTTGTTTGATATGCTGATTTTGTTTCATTGCATTATGTTTCTTTTCATTGTCTGGTATGGGCAGGGATTCGTCTTGCTGCTTGATTTGATCAAGTCTAAAACAAGTATTCTTGATTCCAACTATGTCGAGCCAATCATATGCATTTGATGTTCGCTGTTACTTTGACTGTACTATCTATAATATTACATTGCTCTCTCAAAATCTTTAATGTCCATTGGCTGGAATTGCTGCATTCACTTCTTCGTTTTGGCTTGTCAGGTTTTGCTTCTATTTGGTGCATTTAATCTGGCCCTTTAAGGATATCTTATCTGTTCCTTCACACCCACACTTCTTGTGTGTATGTTTGTGGGTTGTTGCTGGTTATCTTGTATgatattttatagttttgttCAATGAAGTAAATTCTGTTGGCAGGCTATTTCTTTTAATAGGTTAAGCAAACTTGTGTTTACCTTTTGTAGCCTGGTTTTAGAACCTATATTACTTATATAGGTTTCtcttattgatttattttattagtgtTATTAGCATTTTCATGCTAGTTTTGTGGTTTTCATTCTCACTTCCTAATTGTGTCAGATTGTCTAGGCAGGCGGTTGGGACCAAGGCTTCTTGGTCGAGCAGATGATTCAGGGGtaaattttgtctttttcttatCCTGTAGATGTTATTTTTAGATTGATAATGCCCgtttgattagttttttttttctttggtggaaaaattatttgtgtTGTTATTTAAGCCAATTCCTCATGGTGATGGTGCTGCAGCAGAGGCTAGTTAGAGATTTTTACAAGATCCTCAATCAAGTGAACACTGAGGAACTCCCAGATGGTCTAAAGCTTCCAGATACATTCAGTCAACTTGTTTCTGAAATGAAGAACAAACAGTATGATGCAAAGACATTTGCTTTCATGTTACGGGCAATGGTACGTTTCATATTACCACAAcacatattatattttgtttatctttttgGGGGAGGTTTGTTCTGAAAGTTAGTGTCTTTGTTTAATGGCTTATACTTTATGGTATAATTTATAAGTTCTGCTAACAGTGTtgcctatcagaaaaaaaaGTTCTGCTAGCAGTGTTGTCATCATTTGAGATATAGTGAGAGTGTTGAATGAGacactaaatttaatttattgtctTGGATAAAAACAGGAAGTTACCTTTCTCAGAATATGTTAAGCCCTACTCATAATTTGTCTTAGCACATTTAAGAATTCTATTGGGagaatttatattatttgttttcttaaaagaaaaaaagaatttgtgTTATTTGGATTACAAGTTATCATTAATGATATCCACATTTGTTTCCTTTACAAAGTCAAATTAGATTTCATAGAAGCATAAAGGCCAAAGTAAAGAAGCTTAGGATGTTCACTTCCTCTCACTGCCCCCTATTAATGAGCAGCAGTTTGATTTTTACCACCAAGGTTTTAACAAGCATAGGTTCTGTAGTTTTCTATTCAAACAATGCTGTCCTAGCCCTACACTATGGGTGGATTGGCAATCAAACTTTCTGTAGGTGAACATGATCAATTGAGGATGGGTTAGTGTGATTCATCTGCTTATTTCAGTTAAACTTGATCAAGTGAGGCAGGGTCTGCCTATCATATCCACTTATTAGATACGCTCTTTTCCTCTCACGCTCTCTTTCCAAACAAACCTAAGAGTACTAAGAGGAGCTACTTTCCTCTTTTTCATGATAAAAGAGTGCATATAAAAATGCTCATCTCACATTGCTGTGGATTGTGTGGTGAGAGAGATGCTAAGACCTTTGAGGACAAGTGGAGGACTTCAGAGATGTCATGGGATCTACTTCACTTCTATACCTCCTTTTGGGCCTCTTGTACCAATGCTTTTAATAGCATTCCTCTCAATGTCATTCAGCTCAAATGACATTTGGTGTGTAGATTAAAAGAGATTGGTCAAAAAGGAGAGGAGCTTAGTTTGGATTTGAGTAGATGATATCCATGTACAGTTTTATGTGGTCTATTCCATTTTGTATTGTTCTCTTGGTATAGTGGAGGAGTTCAGTTATACtttgataaatttttgtatttgtgGGAATGATTTCTCATCCTTTCATAagatttttattcataattaatacatcttttatttctgataaaaaaaaaagtgcatatAGAAAGGTACAAACAGTGGACAGCcctatttgaaaaagaaaaaataaataaaaaaggaaaataagaacgAAGATGAAGGAGAATAAATCACAGGCATCACTCCATTTATTGTTATCATGTGGCTTCCACTGCTCCCCCTCTTGAATCCACCAACCACAAAAGATTTTCTTAATGGTCTGATTCCCTACAAAGAAAATGAGTATGTGTGTATTGCTTCATAATGCAAGTTTGAATCCATTCCTGGTTGCATGTCACTGGTATGCATTATGCTTTTGAAGGATTCAGTGCCTAGGCAAAgtgttgttatatatatatataaacagtTGCAAAGATAACAAAGCTGTAATTCCTTTTTATCTTCGAACTTGTTTGTTCTGAAATGTTTCTCAAAACATAAGATTCATTTTAAAAGATAAGATTCATGAAACATCATGGACTATTACTCCTTCAGTGTATCTTGCTGTTTTGGACAAATTGGCACATCTTCAGTTTCACACTGTTTTAGCATTTCATGAGCTATGCCAAAATTCCTTTGTTTTGACAATACTTTCTTGGAACTTGGATGACCAGTTTTGTGTGGTCCCGCAGCACTTACAGTTCCCTGGTTATATAGGTTCCACTTTATATTGGAGAGTTATAGACAATACTTCTTAGATATTCCTTGTAAATTGGATACCAATTGCTAATTCTATCTAGGATCAAAGCTTTTAGTTTAAAGACTCTCAAGAAGGAATTCTATAAGATCTATACTAAGGCTGTACTTCAAATGGCATGCTTTCTCTTGCATTTGCACTGGACCATTAATTGGGTTCTTAGTTTGTAGTCTGTTGTGCTTTTGCTTCAGTGATACATGATTCCTCTTTTTATCCTCCTTATTGTGCATGGTCATTACCAAGGACTACCAATAAGGAATTCCATAAGATCTATACAAAGTCAAAACTTCAAGTgacattttaattagtttctaAGTTTGTAGTTGATTTTAGTAATCGGATTGAAATGTGGATGGCTGTTTATTTCAGTAATCTGGATGAGCTTGGGGTTATAGCATTAGTGGTGACCTGGTGGGTGCTTAACTGTTTCTAGTCTCTAGGTCAGAGCAGGGGCAATTGGCCAAATTTTCAGAAGCTGAAGTCAGGGGCTCCACTCTGGTCATTTTGAGGAGTGGTTTAGCTAAAGCTATAAAGTGGGGAAATATCCCTTCTATTGGCTGGTGAAGATACCATTATGTAATTGGAGTGATTCTTGGTTAATCTTCCTCCATGAGCTTGGGTATTTAGCTAGAAAGGGTGCCTTGACCTTTGGGTGTTTTTCAAGTATGTTGTTTTGTGGTTTgttctcatcattttttttttttatcaaagtgATTAGTTCTCATCTTCCTCATGTAgcacttttctttttgtttttactgTTTGTGTGTTGtgccatttctttctttctcatataAACCACCTTGTTTTATCCTTTTGtccacaattttcaaatttctattaaATGAATCTTCTGCTCTTAAGAAATATGCATAGATATATTCCATATGAAACCTATCAGTATCGGTACACTTCTCACCATTAGTGACTGGCATGTCAAGAACTATCAACATGACACTTGTTTGGATGGCCCACTAAAGCCATCTTTATTTACTCGAAATTGTGCATGAGAACAACTCTATTTTGTGCTTCTGGTTATGGTGCTTGTTATGTAGTTATTACTTGCTTTATTATTATATACTCTATGAAACTTTTATTAACTCACTGAAAACAGATAATAGAAcattatcaaaaaagaaaaagaaaatatacatGTTCTATATAGTAAGTACTTTATAAAGTACTTCTATATCCCAAAGGTCTAACCATATTTTAcccatcaaaaataaaaataaaaatagtaactacTTTATCTCACACATATAGGCATGCCCCCAGATGTCTTGTTTTTGACTTGAATAAGTTATTATGTCTGATGCTTTGTGTTcatattaaaaacatgacatgtgTATCTGTCTGCATAGATTTTAGCATGCAATCAGATTGTTGTGCCCTTGGATGCTACAATGATGCAATCATATTAGTGATAGTGCTGGATATTCAGTCACAAAACTTTTAATtgtcattttgatgattttctttttatcccTCCAGGAAGGAGGAAAGTTATATACCagagattttttttaaccatttccTAAAAGATTTTAGAGCCTAACCCAACTCTGGTTTTAATTAATATgtttgtttctctctctctctctggctCAGATGGAGAAGCTTGAAAGGGATATCAGGGAATCAAAGTTTGCAGAATTGATGAATAAACACTTTGCAGCAAGTGCCATTCCAAAAGGCATTCACTGTCTGTCTCTTCGTCTGACTGATGAATATTCCTCTAATGCTCATGCGCGAAAACAGTTGCCTTCTCCAGAATTACTTCCTCTACTCTCTGACAACTCTTACCATCACATGATTGTGTCAACTGACAATATCCTGGCTGCTTCAGTTGTTGTCAATTCTGCTGTTCAGTCATCTCTACAACCTGAGAAAATAGTATTCCATGTCATCACTGACAAGAAAACATATGCGGGTATGCACTCATGGTTTGCACTAAATCCAGTCTCACCTGCTATTGTTGAAGTGAAAGGCGTTCACCAGTTTGACTGGTTAACAAGGGAGAATGTTCCGGTGCTTGAAGCTGTAGAGAGCCATAATGGAATCCGGAGTTACTACCATGGGAATCACATTGCAGGGGCCAATCTCAGTGAGACTACTCCACGAAGATTTGCTTCGAAATTGCAGGCTAGAAGTCCTAAGTACATTTCCTTGCTCAACCATCTCCGCATATATATACCAGAGGTAATCCGATGTGGTTTGATATATTTCTCCACTTATTGTGTAGATCTGAAAACTATAAAGGCTTTTGgttaatatatacaaaatatttggTATTAGAGGTGGTACTTATTTGACGGGATAGTTTATCCAAAGAGAAGTAGAAATGGAGGCTAAAGACCTACAGCATTGAGAATTGAAAACTATCCCACATCACCATTGGAAGCTGCATTGTTAACAATACACAATAGTGGGAGAATCGAGAATCATAGAAGGGGAGAAAAAAACTTTTTCTCCTTGTTCTGAGCAGTGGTGACTGCGATATAAGACTTGTTTGCTCTTGTAATTGTCTCAGTGGAGTTTTGGAATCTTCATTAAGTGATTATATGTGGATGTCTTGGGGTCTTCTCTTATGTACTGTGTATTATTTATGTCTGTTAATGGAGtactttttattgtttatatacCTCTTAAGATTGATGATAATCATTAcatttctgtttttgttttcgTTTGCGCTATTTTTATGTTGATTGTGTGCATGTAACAGCTCTTTCCAAACCTCAACAAGGTGGTCTTCTTAGATGATGATGTTGTAATTCAGCGTGATCTCTCTCCACTCTGGGAAATTGACCTTGAGGGAAAGGTTAATGGAGCTGTAGAAACCTGTAGAGGCGAAGATGAGTGGGTAATGTCCAAGAGATTCAGAAACTACTTCAACTTTTCGCATCCTCTCATAGCAAAGAATTTGAATCCTGATGAATGTGCATGGGCTTATGGGATGAACATCTTTGATCTAAGTGCATGGAGGAAGACCAATATAAGAGAAACTTACCATTCTTGGCTGAAGGAGGTAAGAACTAAGCACTACATTTGTTTCACACTTATGTGATAGTTTTCCTTAGTTTCTTCATTGCTTCAAACTGCAGTGAGCTTAAAGTTCAATAGGTATTCCTTATCTGCATAGTGGCCATACAATATCTCTTTGCCCAAATTGAATCTCATTATTGTCATTCTTGTGTCTTCTTATTTTAT
Above is a genomic segment from Vitis riparia cultivar Riparia Gloire de Montpellier isolate 1030 chromosome 14, EGFV_Vit.rip_1.0, whole genome shotgun sequence containing:
- the LOC117931346 gene encoding probable galacturonosyltransferase 14 isoform X2; this translates as MQLHFSPSMRSITISSSNGFIDLMKIKVAARHISYRTLFHTILILAFLLPFVFILTAVVTLEGVNKCSSFDCLGRRLGPRLLGRADDSGRLVRDFYKILNQVNTEELPDGLKLPDTFSQLVSEMKNKQYDAKTFAFMLRAMMEKLERDIRESKFAELMNKHFAASAIPKGIHCLSLRLTDEYSSNAHARKQLPSPELLPLLSDNSYHHMIVSTDNILAASVVVNSAVQSSLQPEKIVFHVITDKKTYAGMHSWFALNPVSPAIVEVKGVHQFDWLTRENVPVLEAVESHNGIRSYYHGNHIAGANLSETTPRRFASKLQARSPKYISLLNHLRIYIPELFPNLNKVVFLDDDVVIQRDLSPLWEIDLEGKVNGAVETCRGEDEWVMSKRFRNYFNFSHPLIAKNLNPDECAWAYGMNIFDLSAWRKTNIRETYHSWLKENLKSNLTMWKLGTLPPALIAFKGHIHPIDPSWHMLGLGYQNKTNIDSVKKAAVIHYNGQSKPWLQIGFEHLRPFWTKYVNYSNDFVRNCHILES
- the LOC117931346 gene encoding probable galacturonosyltransferase 13 isoform X1 — its product is MQLHFSPSMRSITISSSNGFIDLMKIKVAARHISYRTLFHTILILAFLLPFVFILTAVVTLEGVNKCSSFDCLGRRLGPRLLGRADDSGQRLVRDFYKILNQVNTEELPDGLKLPDTFSQLVSEMKNKQYDAKTFAFMLRAMMEKLERDIRESKFAELMNKHFAASAIPKGIHCLSLRLTDEYSSNAHARKQLPSPELLPLLSDNSYHHMIVSTDNILAASVVVNSAVQSSLQPEKIVFHVITDKKTYAGMHSWFALNPVSPAIVEVKGVHQFDWLTRENVPVLEAVESHNGIRSYYHGNHIAGANLSETTPRRFASKLQARSPKYISLLNHLRIYIPELFPNLNKVVFLDDDVVIQRDLSPLWEIDLEGKVNGAVETCRGEDEWVMSKRFRNYFNFSHPLIAKNLNPDECAWAYGMNIFDLSAWRKTNIRETYHSWLKENLKSNLTMWKLGTLPPALIAFKGHIHPIDPSWHMLGLGYQNKTNIDSVKKAAVIHYNGQSKPWLQIGFEHLRPFWTKYVNYSNDFVRNCHILES